The window CAGCAACTATTATGCATAAATTTACACAAATAGATTTAAAACATTGTGTGGGTAGAGGTACTGGATTGGATGATTCCGGACTCAATAAAAAGTATGAAATATTAAAAGAATGTATTGATAATTATAATGGTGATAATGATCCAAAAACCATACTTGCTTATTTTGGAGGATTTGAACTTATTGCAATTTGTGGTGCTATATTAAAAGCTGCTGAATTGAAAATGATAATCATGATGGATGGCTTTAATGTGACAGCCTCTTTGATTGGTGCACATGCCATAAACGAGAACGTATTAGATTATGTTCTTTTTACTCATAAATCAGATGAAAATGGACATGGAAAAATGCTTGATTTTTTCAATGCTAAATCTATTCTTGACTTAGGAATGAGACTTGGTGAAGGTACAGGGGCTGCTGTTGCTTATCCTGTAATCGAATCAAGTGTTAAATTTCTTAATGAAATGGCATCTTTTAAAGAAGCAGGAGTAAGTAATAAAGGATAGGGGGTAGGACTGTATACAAAATTCATTTATTTAATTTACAAATTTACACACCATCTCTAGATATTAAATCTTAAAAAAGGGGGTTTTATAATTCCCTTTTTTGCAAGAATCAAAATTTATTATTGACAACAAGATATTGATTTAATAACATGTATATGTTAAACAGGTGAAAGAACATAAAAAATGAATAACAATTTCAATAATATGGTAAATGACTTTCAAACAAAATCCAATTTTGTTAATCCTGCATTTTTTAACGGGCGGTGATCTATTTTTATAATATAATTAGAAAAGCCCGATAAAATTATCGGGCTTTTTTATAACAAAAAAAGGAGTTAGAATGAAGTACTACAAAAAAATTACAGGGAAAAAGGTTTATCTGTCGCCTATTTGTATGGATGACGCTCATAAATATGCTGAGTGGTTAAACGACGTGGATATTTATAAATATCTTTTAGTTTCACCTCAAATAATAGGTATTGAGAGTGAAAAAGAAGCTCTAGTCAGATTGATGAAAGGTAAAATTTTTGCAATAATAGACAGCGAAAAAGATCTTTTAATTGGAAACTGTGGGCTACACGATGTAGATAGTATTCATAAAACTTGTGAACTTGGAATTTTTATTGGTGATAAAGATTATCATGGTAAAGGTTATGGAACTGAAGCAATTAAACTTCTACTAGACTTCGCATTTAATGTACTCAATTTAAACAATGTTATGCTGAAACTATATGAGTACAATCAAAGAGGATACAAATCTTATCTGAAATCAGGTTTTCAAGTTATCGGGAGAAGAAGAAAAGCAATATTCTTT of the Candidatus Delongbacteria bacterium genome contains:
- a CDS encoding GNAT family N-acetyltransferase gives rise to the protein MKYYKKITGKKVYLSPICMDDAHKYAEWLNDVDIYKYLLVSPQIIGIESEKEALVRLMKGKIFAIIDSEKDLLIGNCGLHDVDSIHKTCELGIFIGDKDYHGKGYGTEAIKLLLDFAFNVLNLNNVMLKLYEYNQRGYKSYLKSGFQVIGRRRKAIFFGGKYHDEIFMDILADEFKGEYFRNAID